From Miscanthus floridulus cultivar M001 chromosome 15, ASM1932011v1, whole genome shotgun sequence, the proteins below share one genomic window:
- the LOC136507892 gene encoding leucine-rich repeat receptor-like tyrosine-protein kinase PXC3, whose product MAMVERRYGPCASHGFFLLRLLLPFLFFFSFIDVPPAAAATTTTTQSPPLTDTQKSIMNDIASLVNSESASANTSWNAADNPCNWTGISCRNSSSFSAVTSISLSNYGLSDSSIFAHLCRLDTLQSLDLSRNSFTNLSAQFFANSSCSMKKGLQSLNLSTNQLANSLSDLSHFPQLEVLDLSFNSFASRNLSADLGYFHKLKSFNARTNKLSGDVPTSMVGSLLELVLSGNQLSGSIPLGLFRYENLTLLDLSQNHLTGPVPDEFMSLPKLETLLLSGNKLIGEIPASLSNVTTLSRFAANQNYLTGPIASWITKHVRMLDLSYNNLSGTIPSDFLLHQGLQSVDLTGNMLSGAIPGTLSQSLYRLRLGGNQLGENIPVSVCDTLSMTSLELDGNQLIGNIPPELGGCKSLSLLNLASNNLNGSVPDSIGKLDKLVVLKLQKNNLSGPIPSTFSDLKILSTLNLSQNSLSGEIPSGIFELPKLSNLYLQGNNISGPIPISISSSKYLIELNLGDNALTGTIPTMPTTATTSLLNLSHNYLNGHIPSNINSLSELEILDLSHNYLSGDVPSSLGSLQSLTLLELSYNNLSGPVPRFRPNQNLDIDVVGNPGLVNGTENNNDTPTTGKKKRHYFVIIIFTIAGALVGLCVLAVIIVMSLSKRVYRVEDEGLPAGESVPQIISGRLITMNSIHTSAVDFMKAMEAVANHQNIFLKTRFCTYYKAVMPNGSTYSVKKLNSSDKIFQIGSQEKFSCDIEVLGKLTNSNVMVPLAYVLSTDCAYLIYEHAHNGTVSDLLHGGKSEVIDWPSRYSIALGVAQGLTFLHGCTQPVLLLDLSTRTIHLKSTNEPQIGDIELYKIIDPSRSTGSFSTIAGTVGYIPPEYAYTMRLTMAGNVYSFGVILLELLTGKPSVSDGTELAKWALSLSGRPDQREQILDTRVSGTSIAVHSQMLSVLNIALSCVAFSPDARPKMRNVLRMLFNAK is encoded by the exons ATGGCCATGGTGGAGAGGAGGTATGGTCCCTGTGCCAGCCATGGCTTCTTCCTCCTACGGCTGCTTCTGccgttcttgttcttcttctcctttattGATGTGCCACcggccgccgctgccaccaccaccaccacgcaatCGCCTCCACTGACCGACACGCAAAAGTCCATCATGAATGATATTGCGAGTCTGGTGAACTCTGAATCCGCTTCCGCCAACACCAGCTGGAACGCTGCAGACAATCCATGCAACTGGACAGGAATCAGTTGCAGAAATTCCAGTTCTTTCTCGGCCGTCACTAGCATCAGCTTGTCAAACTATGGCCTATCCGACTCCTCCATCTTTGCCCACCTTTGCCGGCTTGACACCTTGCAGTCCCTTGACCTCTCCCGAAATTCCTTCACAAATTTGTCCGCCCAGTTCTTCGCCAATTCTTCTTGCTCCATGAAAAAAGGGTTGCAGTCACTTAATCTGAGCACCAATCAGTTGGCTAATTCGCTCAGTGATTTATCCCACTTCCCCCAGCTAGAAGTTCTTGATTTGTCCTTCAATTCCTTTGCCAGTAGAAATCTCAGTGCAGACTTGGGTTATTTTCACAAATTAAAGAGCTTCAACGCTAGGACCAATAAGTTGAGTGGTGATGTTCCTACCAGTATGGTCGGCTCTTTGCTGGAGTTGGTATTGTCTGGTAATCAACTGAGTGGTTCAATCCCTCTGGGTTtgtttagatatgaaaatcttacTCTGCTAGATCTCAGCCAGAATCATCTAACTGGTCCTGTCCCAGATGAGTTCATGAGTCTCCCCAAGCTCGAGACTTTGCTTCTTTCAGGCAATAAACTGATAGGGGAAATACCAGCGAGCCTCTCAAATGTGACAACGCTGTCTAGGTTTGCAGCCAACCAGAACTATTTGACTGGTCCAATAGCCAGCTGGATTACCAAGCACGTAAGGATGTTGGATCTGAGTTACAACAATCTGAGTGGGACGATCCCCTCGGATTTCCTCTTGCATCAGGGGTTGCAGAGTGTTGATCTTACTGGCAACATGCTTAGCGGAGCTATTCCTGGCACCTTATCTCAAAGCCTCTACCGCTTGAGGCTTGGTGGAAACCAGCTTGGTGAGAACATCCCAGTGTCAGTTTGTGATACCTTGAGCATGACTTCTCTTGAGTTGGATGGTAATCAGTTAATAGGAAATATACCTCCAGAGCTTGGCGGATGCAAGAGCTTATCGTTGTTGAATCTGGCATCAAATAATTTGAATGGTTCAGTGCCTGATTCCATAGGGAAGCTTGACAAACTGGTAGTGCTGAAGCTTCAAAAAAACAACCTCAGTGGTCCAATTCCAAGTACATTTTCTGATTTGAAAATCCTGAGCACATTGAATCTTAGTCAGAATTCACTCAGTGGAGAGATACCGAGTGGAATTTTCGAGCTACCAAAGCTTTCAAACTTGTATTTGCAGGGTAACAATATCAGCGGACCTATTCCGATCTCAATCAGTTCATCGAAGTATCTAATTGAGCTCAATCTGGGTGATAATGCTCTGACTGGTACCATCCCAACCATGCCAACAACTGCGACTACGTCTCTTCTTAATCTTAGTCATAACTATCTTAACGGGCACATTCCTTCAAACATCAACTCTTTAAGTGAATTGGAGATTCTTGATCTTTCACACAACTACCTGTCTGGTGATGTGCCATCTTCACTAGGGAGCCTGCAAAGCCTGACACTGCTGGAGCTTTCTTATAATAATCTGTCTGGGCCTGTTCCTAGATTCCGCCCAAATCAAAATTTGGATATTGATGTTGTCGGAAATCCTGGTCTTGTAAATGGTACAGAAAACAATAATGACACTCCTACTACTGGCAAGAAAAAAAGGCACTATttcgtcatcatcatcttcactattGCCGGTGCTCTTGTTGGATTATGTGTGCTTGCTGTTATTATTGTGATGTCATTGTCAAAGAGAGTGTATCGTGTTGAAGATGAAGGATTACCAGCTGGAGAATCGGTACCGCAAATAATCAGTGGCCGTCTCATAACTATGAACAGCATCCACACCTCAGCAGTTGACTTCATGAAAGCAATGGAAGCAGTCGCCAACCACCAGAATATCTTTTTGAAGACCAGGTTCTGCACCTACTACAAGGCTGTAATGCCTAACGGCTCAACATACTCTGTAAAAAAGCTTAACTCTAGTGACAAGATTTTCCAAATTGGGAGCCAGGAGAAGTTTTCTTGTGACATTGAGGTTCTAGGGAAATTGACCAATTCCAATGTCATGGTTCCATTGGCCTACGTCTTGAGTACAGATTGTGCCTACCTAATCTATGAGCATGCACACAATGGCACAGTGTCTGATTTGCTACATGGTGGAAAATCAGAAGTTATAGACTGGCCTTCACGATATAGCATTGCTTTGGGGGTGGCCCAAGGGCTGACATTTCTTCATGGGTGCACTCAGCCAGTTTTGCTTCTTGATTTGTCAACAAGGACCATCCACTTGAAGTCAACAAATGAGCCTCAGATTGGAGATATCGAGCTTTACAAGATTATTGACCCTTCCAGGAGTACTGGAAGCTTTTCAACCATTGCTGGTACAGTTGGTTATATTCCACCAG AGTATGCTTACACTATGAGGCTGACGATGGCTGGCAATGTCTATAGCTTTGGAGTCATTTTACTGGAGCTGCTGACAGGAAAACCATCGGTCAGTGATGGCACTGAGTTAGCCAAGTGGGCGCTAAGTCTTTCAGGCAGGCCTGATCAAAGGGAGCAAATCCTTGATACCAGGGTCTCAGGAACCTCAATTGCTGTTCATAGCCAGATGCTGTCGGTCCTGAACATTGCTCTCTCTTGTGTTGCATTCTCTCCAGATGCTCGGCCAAAGATGCGCAACGTCTTAAGGATGCTCTTCAATGCAAAGTGA